Proteins encoded in a region of the Streptomyces sp. NBC_01298 genome:
- a CDS encoding aspartate aminotransferase family protein gives MTNPIPLHSRHRSVLPDWLTLYYDRPIELTHGEGRHVWDADGNRYLDFFGGILTTMTAHALPEVTKAVAEQAGRIIHSSTLYLNRPMVELAERVSALSGIPDARVFFTTSGTEANDTALLLATTYRRSNQILAMRNSYHGRSFSTVSITGNRGWSPTSLSPLQTYYVHGAVRTRGPFAHLDDTAFTAAAVADLEDVLGQARGGVAALIAEPIQGVGGFTSPPDGLYGSFREVLDRHGILWISDEVQTGWGRTGEHFWGWQAHAQNGPPDIITFAKGIGNGMSIGGVVARAEVMNCLDSNSISTFGGSPVTMAAGVANLGYLLEHDLQGNARRVGGLLLERLRAVAATVPAVREVRGRGLMAGLELTKPGTDQADPDAAAAVLEAARKGGLLLGKGGGHNTSVLRIAPPLSLTVAEAEEGAEILAEALRILN, from the coding sequence GTGACCAACCCGATCCCCCTGCACAGCCGGCACCGCTCCGTCCTGCCCGACTGGCTCACGCTCTACTACGACCGCCCCATCGAACTCACCCACGGAGAAGGCCGCCACGTCTGGGACGCGGACGGCAACCGCTACCTCGACTTCTTCGGCGGCATCCTCACCACGATGACCGCCCACGCCCTGCCCGAGGTCACCAAGGCCGTCGCCGAACAGGCCGGGCGGATCATCCACTCCTCCACCCTCTACCTCAACCGCCCGATGGTCGAACTGGCCGAGCGCGTCTCGGCGTTGTCCGGCATCCCCGACGCCCGGGTCTTCTTCACCACCTCCGGCACCGAGGCCAACGACACCGCCCTGCTGCTCGCGACGACGTACCGCCGCTCCAACCAGATCCTGGCGATGCGCAACAGCTACCACGGCCGGTCCTTCTCCACCGTCTCGATCACCGGCAACCGCGGCTGGTCCCCGACCAGCCTCTCGCCGCTCCAGACGTACTACGTGCACGGCGCGGTCCGCACCCGGGGCCCCTTCGCCCACCTCGACGACACCGCCTTCACCGCCGCGGCGGTCGCCGACCTGGAAGACGTACTGGGCCAGGCCCGCGGCGGGGTCGCGGCGCTCATCGCCGAGCCGATCCAGGGCGTGGGCGGCTTCACCTCCCCTCCCGACGGGCTCTACGGGTCCTTCCGCGAGGTCCTCGACCGGCACGGCATCCTCTGGATCAGCGACGAGGTGCAGACCGGGTGGGGCCGGACCGGCGAGCACTTCTGGGGCTGGCAGGCCCACGCCCAGAACGGGCCGCCGGACATCATCACCTTCGCCAAGGGCATCGGCAACGGCATGTCCATCGGCGGAGTCGTGGCCCGCGCCGAGGTGATGAACTGCCTCGACTCCAACTCCATCTCCACCTTCGGCGGTTCACCGGTCACCATGGCGGCGGGCGTGGCCAATCTCGGCTACCTCCTCGAACACGACCTCCAGGGCAACGCCCGCCGCGTCGGCGGTCTGCTGCTGGAGCGGCTGCGGGCCGTCGCCGCGACCGTGCCCGCCGTACGCGAGGTGCGCGGCCGGGGCCTGATGGCCGGACTGGAGCTGACGAAACCCGGCACCGACCAGGCGGACCCGGACGCGGCCGCCGCCGTGCTGGAGGCCGCCCGGAAGGGCGGCCTGCTGCTCGGCAAGGGCGGCGGCCACAACACCAGCGTGCTGCGCATCGCGCCGCCGCTCTCCCTCACCGTCGCCGAGGCGGAAGAGGGCGCCGAAATCCTCGCCGAGGCCCTCCGCATCCTCAACTAG
- a CDS encoding nitrilase-related carbon-nitrogen hydrolase, which translates to MAQVVRAALVQATWTGDTESMIAKHEEHARRAAAQGAKIIGFQEVFNAPYFCQVQEPEHYRWAEAVPDGPTVQRMQALARETGMVIVVPVFELESEGFYYNTAAVIDADGSYLGKYRKHHIPQVRGFWEKYYFRPGNLGFPVFDTAVGRVGVYICYDRHFPEGWRELGLGGAQLVYNPSATSRGLSGYLWQLEQPASAVANEYFVAAINRVGQEEYGDNDFYGTSYFVDPRGQFVGEVASDKEEELLVRDLDFDLIKEVRDQWAFYRDRRPDAYGGLVQP; encoded by the coding sequence ATGGCCCAAGTCGTCCGCGCCGCACTCGTCCAGGCCACCTGGACCGGAGACACCGAGTCGATGATCGCCAAACACGAGGAGCACGCCCGCCGGGCCGCTGCCCAGGGCGCCAAGATCATCGGCTTCCAGGAAGTCTTCAACGCCCCCTACTTCTGCCAGGTCCAGGAGCCCGAGCACTACCGCTGGGCCGAGGCCGTCCCCGACGGCCCCACCGTCCAGCGGATGCAGGCACTCGCCCGCGAGACCGGCATGGTGATCGTCGTACCGGTCTTCGAGCTGGAGTCCGAGGGCTTCTACTACAACACCGCCGCCGTCATCGACGCCGACGGCAGCTACCTCGGCAAGTACCGCAAGCACCACATCCCCCAGGTCAGGGGATTCTGGGAGAAGTACTACTTCCGCCCGGGCAACCTCGGCTTCCCCGTCTTCGACACCGCGGTCGGCCGCGTCGGCGTCTACATCTGCTACGACCGCCACTTCCCGGAAGGCTGGCGCGAACTAGGCCTGGGCGGCGCACAGTTGGTCTACAACCCGTCCGCCACCTCCCGCGGCCTGTCCGGGTACCTGTGGCAGCTGGAGCAGCCCGCCTCCGCCGTCGCCAACGAATACTTCGTCGCCGCCATCAACCGCGTCGGCCAAGAGGAGTACGGCGACAACGACTTCTACGGCACCAGCTACTTCGTCGACCCGCGCGGCCAGTTCGTGGGGGAGGTCGCCAGCGACAAGGAGGAGGAACTCCTCGTCCGCGACCTCGACTTCGACCTCATCAAGGAGGTCCGCGACCAGTGGGCCTTCTACCGCGACCGCCGCCCCGACGCCTACGGAGGGCTCGTACAGCCGTGA
- a CDS encoding PPOX class F420-dependent oxidoreductase: MTIEELGRARYVSLTTFRKNGTAVATPVWAVADGDELYVWTRDDAWKVKRIRNDGRVTVVACDVRGRVAEGAAVAEGEARLLDAAGLTRVRKLMGRKYTWQFWMLDVPAAIVRRGRPHIAIAVRLAPPAAKL; encoded by the coding sequence ATGACGATCGAGGAGCTGGGCAGAGCGAGGTACGTCAGTCTCACCACCTTCCGCAAGAACGGCACGGCGGTGGCCACGCCGGTGTGGGCGGTGGCGGACGGCGACGAGCTGTACGTGTGGACGCGCGACGACGCGTGGAAGGTGAAGCGGATCCGCAACGACGGGCGGGTCACGGTGGTGGCCTGCGACGTGCGCGGGCGGGTGGCCGAAGGCGCCGCGGTCGCCGAGGGCGAGGCGCGGCTGCTGGACGCGGCCGGGCTCACGCGGGTGCGGAAGCTGATGGGCCGCAAGTACACCTGGCAGTTCTGGATGCTGGACGTGCCGGCCGCGATCGTCCGGCGCGGGCGGCCGCACATCGCGATCGCGGTCAGGCTTGCCCCGCCCGCCGCCAAGCTTTGA
- a CDS encoding MarR family winged helix-turn-helix transcriptional regulator: MTTPPEHRAIAERQLCGLVDGLAHRIAEHVRERAATLGLTASQATALREMSGPMAMRELAERMSCEPSNATFVVDKLEKLLLIERHPHPTDRRAKQLVLTPEGTALRTRLLDLLSVDSPVSGLAPEEQGLLKSLLERAATSR, from the coding sequence ATGACGACACCTCCCGAGCACCGGGCCATCGCCGAGCGGCAGCTGTGCGGGCTGGTGGACGGGCTGGCCCACCGGATCGCCGAGCACGTGCGGGAGCGCGCCGCCACTCTGGGTCTCACCGCGTCCCAGGCCACCGCGCTGCGGGAGATGAGCGGGCCGATGGCCATGCGCGAGCTCGCCGAGCGCATGAGCTGCGAGCCCTCCAACGCCACCTTCGTCGTGGACAAACTGGAGAAGCTGCTCCTGATCGAGCGGCATCCGCACCCCACCGACCGCCGCGCCAAGCAGCTCGTCCTCACGCCCGAGGGAACCGCCCTGCGCACCCGGCTCCTCGACCTCCTCTCCGTGGACTCACCGGTGTCCGGGCTCGCCCCGGAGGAGCAGGGCCTGCTGAAGAGCCTGCTGGAACGGGCCGCCACCTCCCGCTGA
- a CDS encoding MBL fold metallo-hydrolase, whose amino-acid sequence MPDLTTATATATRGERLHRPSGIRSLWLGDTKVSYVPDGDVRLRPLPLLPDTTDAVWSAHPEYLDPAGHLVASVGALLVQHGGRSLLIDAGFGPQTHRAPDGPVAVIHGGALPAGLAELGLAPGDIEAVAFTHLHSDHIGWAVHPAPGEDGRLFSRAEYLIAAPEWDRLDLLAAEGTAERVAALAPRVRTLDDGQEIFPGVRVRITPGHTVGHAEYVITGGGRRLIAFGDAVHSPIQIDHPDWSSAFDHDLARTAVHRRRLVAELAEPDTIGFGVHFADVVFGRVRQDGDNGDADGPAWRPVDA is encoded by the coding sequence ATGCCCGACTTGACGACAGCGACAGCGACAGCGACCCGCGGAGAACGCCTGCACCGCCCCTCGGGAATCCGCTCGCTGTGGCTGGGCGACACGAAGGTCTCCTACGTACCCGACGGCGACGTACGGCTCCGGCCGCTGCCGCTGCTCCCGGACACCACCGACGCGGTGTGGAGCGCCCACCCGGAGTACCTGGACCCCGCGGGCCACCTCGTGGCGAGCGTCGGCGCCCTCCTGGTGCAGCACGGCGGGCGGTCGCTGCTGATCGACGCGGGCTTCGGACCGCAGACGCACCGCGCCCCGGACGGCCCCGTCGCCGTGATCCACGGGGGCGCGCTCCCGGCCGGCCTGGCCGAACTCGGCCTCGCCCCGGGGGACATCGAGGCGGTGGCCTTCACGCACCTCCACTCCGACCACATCGGCTGGGCCGTCCATCCCGCCCCCGGCGAGGACGGGCGCCTCTTCTCCCGCGCCGAGTACCTGATCGCCGCGCCCGAGTGGGACCGGCTCGACCTCCTGGCGGCGGAGGGCACGGCCGAGCGGGTCGCCGCCCTCGCACCGCGCGTGCGCACGCTCGACGACGGACAGGAGATCTTCCCCGGGGTCCGCGTGCGGATCACCCCCGGCCACACCGTCGGGCACGCCGAGTACGTCATCACCGGGGGCGGCCGGCGCCTGATCGCCTTCGGCGACGCCGTGCATTCACCGATCCAGATCGACCACCCCGACTGGTCCTCGGCCTTCGACCACGACCTCGCCCGGACCGCCGTCCACCGCCGCCGGCTCGTGGCCGAACTGGCGGAGCCGGACACCATCGGCTTCGGCGTCCACTTCGCCGACGTGGTCTTCGGGCGCGTGCGACAGGACGGCGACAACGGGGACGCGGACGGTCCGGCCTGGCGCCCCGTCGACGCGTAG
- a CDS encoding alginate lyase family protein has translation MNASTSKRLGLGLVGALLAGGLLLAACAVPEGRAHAGDPGDVVFRHPGVVVSHTRLQHAKQMVAAGKEPWNSAYRALLKSRYASLDYQPHPADVVPCPFNSGPQSCLDERQDAIAAYTHALLWSVNGKASHARKAVQIMDGWSAVMKRHAEDNAGLQAAWSGSTWARAAEIVHADYPNWGEGRVARFKEMLRTAYLPAVRAQVPAYNGNWELAMTDAALGISVFLEDRAVFQESLERFRERVPAYFYLKRDGAHPLPPPRTAIDSPEKVTAYWFGQGTYVDGVAQETCRNLMHVGYALAASAHIAETAWHQGVDLYGEQGERLRAALEFHAKYQLGAEAPGWLCGGKLERTMGPDLEVALQHYAVRTGAKLPYTRELVEKTRPAGTDDLFVAWETLTHGEAVRG, from the coding sequence ATGAACGCATCCACATCCAAGCGACTCGGCCTCGGACTCGTGGGCGCCCTCCTCGCGGGCGGCCTGCTGCTCGCGGCATGCGCCGTTCCCGAGGGCCGGGCCCACGCCGGGGACCCGGGCGACGTGGTCTTCCGCCACCCGGGCGTCGTCGTCAGCCACACCCGGCTCCAGCACGCGAAGCAGATGGTCGCGGCCGGCAAGGAGCCCTGGAATTCGGCGTACCGGGCGCTCCTGAAGAGCCGCTACGCCTCCCTCGACTACCAGCCCCACCCGGCCGACGTGGTGCCCTGCCCCTTCAACTCGGGGCCGCAGTCCTGCCTCGACGAACGGCAGGACGCGATCGCCGCGTACACCCACGCCCTGTTGTGGTCCGTGAACGGCAAGGCCTCCCACGCCCGCAAGGCCGTGCAGATCATGGACGGCTGGTCCGCCGTGATGAAACGTCACGCCGAGGACAACGCCGGCCTCCAGGCCGCCTGGTCCGGCTCCACCTGGGCGCGCGCCGCCGAGATCGTCCACGCCGACTACCCGAACTGGGGGGAGGGGCGGGTCGCCCGCTTCAAGGAGATGCTGCGCACGGCCTACCTCCCGGCCGTCCGCGCGCAGGTGCCGGCGTACAACGGCAACTGGGAGCTGGCGATGACGGACGCAGCCCTGGGCATTTCGGTGTTCCTGGAGGACCGGGCCGTCTTCCAGGAGTCCCTGGAGCGGTTCCGGGAGCGGGTCCCGGCGTACTTCTACCTCAAGCGGGACGGCGCGCACCCGCTGCCCCCGCCGCGCACCGCCATCGACTCGCCGGAGAAGGTGACGGCGTACTGGTTCGGCCAGGGGACGTACGTGGACGGCGTCGCCCAGGAGACCTGCCGCAACCTCATGCACGTCGGCTACGCGCTCGCGGCGTCCGCGCACATCGCGGAGACGGCCTGGCACCAGGGCGTCGACCTGTACGGGGAGCAGGGCGAGCGGCTCCGGGCGGCACTGGAGTTCCACGCGAAGTACCAGCTGGGGGCCGAGGCTCCCGGATGGCTGTGCGGCGGCAAGCTGGAGCGCACGATGGGACCCGACCTGGAAGTCGCCCTCCAGCACTACGCGGTGCGGACGGGCGCGAAACTCCCGTACACCCGCGAGCTGGTCGAGAAGACCCGGCCGGCCGGGACGGACGACCTGTTCGTGGCGTGGGAGACCCTCACCCACGGGGAGGCGGTGCGGGGGTAG
- a CDS encoding helix-turn-helix domain-containing protein: MVRTPLTPEERERGERLGALLRTARGGRSMVEIAASAGLSAETLRKIETGRAPTPAFFTVAALAGALGLSLDEVMRRCALVPV; the protein is encoded by the coding sequence ATGGTCCGTACCCCCCTCACCCCCGAAGAGCGCGAGCGCGGCGAGCGGCTCGGCGCCCTGTTGCGCACGGCCCGCGGTGGCCGCAGCATGGTCGAGATCGCGGCCAGTGCCGGGCTCTCCGCCGAAACCCTCCGCAAGATCGAGACCGGCCGGGCCCCGACCCCGGCCTTCTTCACCGTCGCCGCCCTGGCGGGGGCCCTGGGGCTCTCGCTGGACGAAGTGATGCGGCGCTGCGCCCTCGTGCCCGTGTAG
- the map gene encoding type I methionyl aminopeptidase, translating to MVELKTDRSIDQMRAAGRVVAHALAAVRDRAAVGVSLLELDLAAREVLREAGASSPFLGYRPRFAPVPFPAVICASVNDAIVHGIPDDYRLRDGDLVSIDCGAKLDGWVGDAAVSFTVGRARPADLRLISTAAAALAAGIAAARPGNRVGDIAHAIGTVCRKAGYGIPDGFGGHGIGRSMHEEPGVPNEGPAGQGTKLRAGMVIAIEPMLVAGGTDDYACDPDGWTLRTVDGSRAAHAEHTVAITAAGPRILTAL from the coding sequence ATGGTGGAACTGAAGACAGACCGATCGATCGACCAGATGCGTGCCGCGGGCCGCGTCGTCGCCCACGCCCTCGCCGCCGTCCGGGACCGGGCCGCCGTAGGGGTCTCCCTGCTGGAGCTCGACCTGGCCGCGCGCGAGGTGCTCCGCGAGGCCGGCGCGAGCTCGCCCTTCCTCGGCTACCGGCCGCGCTTCGCCCCGGTGCCCTTCCCCGCCGTGATCTGCGCCTCCGTCAACGACGCGATCGTGCACGGCATCCCCGACGACTACCGGCTCCGCGACGGCGACCTGGTCAGCATCGACTGCGGCGCGAAACTGGACGGCTGGGTCGGCGACGCCGCCGTCAGCTTCACGGTGGGCCGGGCCCGCCCCGCCGACCTGCGGCTCATCTCGACCGCCGCGGCCGCCCTCGCGGCGGGCATCGCCGCCGCCCGGCCCGGCAACCGCGTCGGCGACATCGCCCACGCCATCGGCACCGTCTGCCGCAAGGCCGGGTACGGCATCCCCGACGGCTTCGGCGGCCACGGCATCGGACGCTCCATGCACGAGGAGCCGGGCGTGCCCAACGAGGGCCCGGCGGGACAGGGGACGAAGCTGCGCGCCGGCATGGTCATCGCGATCGAGCCCATGCTCGTCGCGGGCGGTACGGACGACTACGCCTGCGACCCGGACGGCTGGACCCTGCGGACCGTCGACGGCAGCCGTGCCGCGCACGCCGAGCACACGGTCGCGATCACCGCCGCCGGTCCGAGGATCCTCACCGCCCTGTAA
- the ggt gene encoding gamma-glutamyltransferase: MRGPAARNLALLALAGALVSTGADAPSSKSATPQKVPVAAGYGGAVASVDADASAVGIAVLRNGGNAVDAAVATAAALGVTEPYSAGIGGGGYFVYYDARSRRVSTIDGRETAPATATAGLFQENGKPIPFAEGQTSGRGVGVPGTPATWHSALETWGTLPLGQLLKPAERLARRGFTVDSTFRAQTELNEARFRDFPDTRQLFLPGGALPVVGSTFKNPDLADTYAELGRKGAGTLYRGRLAEDIVRAVRTPPVDPDATRVVRSGDLTTGDLRAYATKRQDPTRVGYRGLDVYSMAPSSSGGTTVGEALNILERTDLGELTEAQYLHRFIEASRISFADRGRWVGDPAAEDVPTKELLSQAYADTRGCLIDPAKALTSPLAPGDPRHPVACGGSGQVAPTTYEGENTTHLTVADRWGNVVSYTLTIESTGGSAITVPGRGFLLNNELTDFSFAPAAPGVPDPNLPGPGKRPRSSMSPTIVLEDGRAVLALGSPGGATIITTVLQTLTGHLDRGLPLVEAIAAPRASQRNQTTTELEPELWNSPVRAELAALGQGFRQNPEIGAATGVQRLPDGRWLAAAETSRRGGGSAMVVYSYGRP; the protein is encoded by the coding sequence ATGCGTGGTCCCGCCGCACGTAACTTAGCGCTCCTCGCGCTCGCCGGGGCGCTCGTCTCGACCGGGGCGGATGCCCCGTCGTCGAAGAGCGCCACCCCGCAGAAGGTCCCGGTGGCCGCCGGTTACGGCGGGGCCGTGGCCAGCGTCGACGCCGATGCCAGCGCGGTCGGCATCGCGGTCCTGCGCAACGGCGGCAACGCCGTGGACGCCGCCGTCGCGACGGCCGCCGCGCTCGGGGTCACCGAGCCGTACTCCGCCGGCATCGGCGGGGGCGGGTACTTCGTGTACTACGACGCCCGGTCGCGCCGGGTCAGCACCATCGACGGCCGCGAGACCGCCCCGGCGACGGCCACCGCCGGGCTGTTCCAGGAGAACGGCAAGCCGATCCCCTTCGCCGAGGGCCAGACCAGCGGCCGCGGCGTCGGAGTCCCCGGTACCCCGGCGACCTGGCACAGCGCGCTGGAGACCTGGGGCACCCTTCCACTGGGCCAACTCCTCAAGCCCGCCGAGAGGCTGGCCCGCCGGGGCTTCACCGTGGACAGCACCTTCCGGGCGCAGACCGAGCTGAACGAGGCCCGGTTCAGGGACTTCCCCGACACGCGGCAGCTCTTCCTGCCCGGCGGCGCCCTCCCGGTGGTCGGCTCCACCTTCAAGAACCCCGACCTGGCCGACACGTACGCCGAGCTCGGCCGCAAGGGCGCGGGCACGCTCTACCGGGGCCGGCTGGCCGAGGACATCGTCCGGGCCGTGCGCACGCCCCCGGTGGACCCGGACGCCACCCGGGTGGTCCGCTCCGGCGACCTGACCACCGGGGACCTGCGCGCGTACGCGACCAAGCGGCAGGACCCGACGCGTGTCGGGTACCGGGGCCTGGACGTGTACAGCATGGCCCCGTCCTCCTCCGGCGGGACCACCGTCGGCGAGGCGCTGAACATCCTGGAGCGCACCGACCTCGGCGAGCTCACCGAAGCCCAGTACCTGCACCGCTTCATCGAGGCCTCCCGGATCTCCTTCGCCGACCGGGGCCGCTGGGTCGGCGACCCGGCCGCCGAGGACGTGCCCACGAAGGAGCTGCTCTCGCAGGCCTACGCGGACACGCGCGGCTGCCTCATCGACCCGGCCAAGGCGCTGACCAGCCCGCTGGCTCCGGGCGACCCCCGCCACCCGGTCGCCTGCGGCGGCTCCGGGCAGGTCGCCCCGACCACGTACGAGGGGGAGAACACCACGCACCTGACGGTCGCCGACCGCTGGGGCAACGTGGTCTCCTACACGCTGACCATCGAGTCGACCGGCGGCAGCGCCATCACCGTCCCGGGGCGCGGCTTCCTGCTCAACAACGAGCTGACGGACTTCTCCTTCGCTCCGGCGGCGCCCGGCGTCCCCGACCCCAACCTGCCGGGCCCGGGCAAGCGGCCGCGCTCGTCGATGTCACCGACCATCGTGCTGGAGGACGGGCGCGCGGTGCTGGCGCTGGGCTCCCCGGGCGGGGCGACCATCATCACCACGGTGCTCCAGACCCTGACCGGGCACCTGGACCGCGGGCTGCCGCTGGTCGAGGCCATCGCGGCGCCGCGGGCCAGCCAGCGCAACCAGACCACCACCGAGCTGGAGCCGGAGCTGTGGAACAGTCCGGTCCGGGCGGAGCTGGCGGCCCTCGGCCAGGGCTTCCGGCAGAACCCGGAGATCGGTGCGGCCACCGGGGTCCAGCGGCTGCCCGACGGGCGGTGGCTGGCCGCGGCCGAGACGAGCCGGCGGGGCGGAGGCTCGGCGATGGTGGTGTATTCGTACGGGAGGCCGTAG
- a CDS encoding cytochrome P450: MDQGPAPDVFDPRLYAEGVPYERYRLLRDHHPVARQEEPEVLGWPAGPGFWAVTRHADVVRVLRDHRTYSSHLGATQIRDPDPADLPFLRRTMLNQDPPEHGTLRRTVARAFTPARVDAFAARVRGRARTLLRAARDGAEDGAADLVRTVTDEYALLNLTDLLGVPAADRGLLLEWTVRIIGYQDPEDAPAPVLGPDGKPLNPRSPALLGEMFGYARELAAYKRAHPGDDVMTALALAGLQDAELEMFFFLLTVAGNDTVRSAAPGGLLALARDPDAYAALADGRVPPDRAVEELLRVHPPVLSFRRTAAADTELAGRRIRAGDKVVVFHASANHDERVFADPGRLVLGRAPNPHVSFGDGPHVCLGAHFARLQLRVLYEEWIGSMPAPELAGPPRRLVSNFINGITRLPLRVSGPGR, translated from the coding sequence ATGGACCAAGGACCGGCCCCCGACGTCTTCGACCCGCGCCTCTACGCCGAAGGCGTCCCGTACGAGCGCTACCGCCTGCTGCGCGACCACCACCCGGTGGCCCGGCAGGAGGAGCCGGAGGTGCTCGGCTGGCCCGCCGGCCCCGGCTTCTGGGCCGTCACCCGGCACGCCGACGTGGTCCGGGTGCTGCGCGACCACCGCACGTACTCCTCGCACCTGGGCGCCACCCAGATCCGCGACCCCGACCCGGCCGACCTGCCGTTCCTGCGGCGCACCATGCTCAACCAGGATCCTCCCGAGCACGGGACCCTGCGCCGGACCGTGGCCCGCGCCTTCACCCCGGCCCGCGTCGACGCCTTCGCCGCCCGGGTCCGGGGCCGCGCCCGTACGCTGCTGCGCGCCGCCCGCGACGGCGCCGAGGACGGGGCCGCCGACCTGGTGCGCACCGTCACCGACGAGTACGCCCTGCTGAACCTCACCGACCTGCTGGGCGTCCCGGCCGCCGACCGGGGGCTGCTGCTGGAGTGGACCGTACGGATCATCGGGTACCAGGATCCCGAGGACGCGCCGGCGCCGGTGCTCGGCCCGGACGGGAAACCGCTGAACCCGCGCTCGCCGGCACTGCTGGGGGAGATGTTCGGGTACGCCCGCGAACTGGCCGCGTACAAAAGGGCCCACCCCGGCGACGACGTGATGACCGCCCTCGCGCTCGCCGGGCTTCAGGACGCGGAGCTGGAGATGTTCTTCTTCCTGCTCACCGTCGCGGGCAACGACACCGTGCGCAGCGCCGCGCCCGGCGGCCTGCTCGCCCTGGCCCGCGACCCGGACGCCTACGCCGCACTCGCCGACGGACGGGTCCCGCCGGACCGGGCCGTCGAGGAACTCCTGCGCGTGCACCCGCCGGTGCTGAGCTTCCGCCGCACCGCCGCCGCCGACACCGAGCTCGCCGGACGGCGGATCCGGGCCGGGGACAAGGTGGTGGTCTTCCACGCCTCCGCCAACCACGACGAGCGCGTCTTCGCCGACCCCGGCCGCCTCGTCCTCGGTCGCGCGCCGAACCCGCACGTCTCCTTCGGGGACGGCCCGCACGTGTGCCTGGGCGCCCATTTCGCGCGGCTTCAGCTGCGCGTGCTCTACGAGGAGTGGATCGGCTCCATGCCGGCGCCCGAACTGGCCGGGCCACCGCGCCGGTTGGTGTCGAACTTCATCAACGGGATCACACGGCTGCCGCTGCGGGTGTCCGGGCCGGGCCGGTGA
- a CDS encoding HAMP domain-containing sensor histidine kinase, producing MRRFAPLGLRTRLIAAFLLVAAICAVSTAALTYQQARNAILKQSQDTAVSTLRDLVDAQTTQLPVGQAELQRLVGELGKRGQPHPWVVYGEYGKLRATSNQGGATTSPTVTDQLRDRVTAHPHGAFQRTQDRGGNLSLVVGMPAVFKYGEDYEKTGAVFYAVVPLDSEQTTVEALVAAARMGAVPGLAIALIPALLAARSVLRPVRDMRKAAQRLGRGRLDTRIEVRGADELAGLARTFNETARALEHSVSELREAEARARRFAADVSHELRTPLAGMLAVTEVLDEGAEDLDADTAKALRLISAETGKLAVLVEDLMEISRFDARAAELNLDEVDVAEIVTKTLERRHWTDGRVTTDLPPDVRARLDPRRFDVVLANLVGNALKHGGSPVHVAVRTESRPEGERLLVEVADSGPGIAPEVLPHIFDRFFKADAARTRSTGSGLGLAITLENVRLHGGTLGAANGPGGGALFTLDMPLEARV from the coding sequence ATGAGACGTTTCGCACCGCTGGGTCTGCGCACCCGGCTGATCGCCGCCTTCCTGCTGGTCGCCGCCATCTGCGCGGTGAGCACGGCCGCGCTCACCTACCAGCAGGCCCGCAACGCGATCCTCAAGCAGAGCCAGGACACCGCCGTCAGCACCCTGCGCGACCTGGTCGACGCCCAGACCACCCAACTGCCCGTGGGGCAGGCGGAACTCCAGCGCCTCGTCGGGGAACTGGGCAAGCGCGGCCAGCCGCACCCCTGGGTCGTCTACGGGGAGTACGGAAAGCTCCGCGCGACCTCCAACCAGGGCGGCGCGACCACCTCGCCCACGGTGACGGATCAGCTCCGCGACCGGGTGACCGCCCATCCCCACGGGGCCTTCCAGCGCACGCAGGACCGGGGCGGCAACCTCTCCCTCGTCGTCGGCATGCCCGCCGTCTTCAAGTACGGAGAGGACTACGAGAAGACCGGCGCCGTCTTCTACGCGGTCGTGCCGCTGGACAGCGAGCAGACCACCGTCGAGGCCCTGGTCGCCGCCGCCCGCATGGGCGCGGTACCGGGCCTGGCGATCGCCCTGATCCCCGCCCTGCTCGCCGCCCGCAGCGTCCTGAGGCCCGTACGGGACATGCGCAAGGCCGCGCAGCGGCTGGGGCGCGGCCGGCTCGACACCCGGATCGAGGTGCGCGGAGCCGACGAACTCGCCGGGCTCGCCCGCACCTTCAACGAGACGGCCCGCGCCCTCGAACACTCGGTCAGCGAACTCCGGGAGGCCGAGGCCCGCGCCCGCCGCTTCGCCGCCGACGTCTCCCACGAACTGCGCACCCCGCTCGCCGGGATGCTCGCCGTCACCGAGGTGCTCGACGAGGGCGCCGAGGACCTCGACGCCGACACCGCCAAGGCGCTGCGCCTGATCAGCGCCGAGACCGGGAAGCTGGCCGTGCTCGTCGAGGACCTGATGGAGATCTCCCGCTTCGACGCCCGCGCCGCCGAGCTCAACCTCGACGAGGTCGACGTCGCCGAGATCGTCACCAAGACCCTGGAACGCCGCCACTGGACCGACGGGCGGGTCACCACCGATCTGCCGCCGGACGTCCGCGCCCGGCTCGACCCGCGCCGCTTCGACGTGGTCCTCGCCAACCTCGTGGGCAACGCCCTCAAGCACGGCGGGAGCCCGGTCCACGTCGCCGTGCGCACCGAGAGCCGGCCCGAGGGCGAGCGGCTGCTCGTCGAGGTCGCCGACAGCGGGCCCGGCATCGCCCCCGAGGTGCTGCCGCACATCTTCGACCGGTTCTTCAAGGCCGACGCCGCCCGCACCCGCTCCACGGGCAGCGGCCTGGGCCTGGCCATCACCCTGGAGAACGTCCGCCTGCACGGCGGCACCCTGGGCGCGGCCAACGGCCCCGGCGGCGGCGCGCTCTTCACCCTCGACATGCCGCTGGAGGCCCGCGTATGA